The Caulifigura coniformis genome includes a region encoding these proteins:
- a CDS encoding plasmid mobilization protein: MPRADDNKDHSIKVRCTPEQRKLIEKAAEKAERTLSDWIRRTIVKQAEAQLADDEQGKGKKR, translated from the coding sequence ATGCCCAGGGCCGACGACAACAAAGACCACTCAATCAAGGTTCGCTGCACTCCCGAGCAGCGAAAGCTGATCGAGAAGGCCGCGGAAAAGGCTGAACGCACTCTTTCAGACTGGATCCGGCGAACGATCGTCAAACAGGCTGAAGCCCAGCTCGCCGATGACGAACAGGGCAAGGGCAAGAAACGCTGA
- a CDS encoding tyrosine-type recombinase/integrase: MDDTIKVYVIDKGRASLYMLFRDPTTGKETARSTGTKSKKEALKAAGEWEAELRSGKYKPKSRVTWAEFRQRYEDEVVSGLADKTAIKIDGVLNSLESLISPARLVDVTADKLSAWQQKLRDAGKAEATIKGHLAHLAAALAWAVEIGLLTAIPKIRMPQRVKGGKVMKGRPITAEEFDRLIDAVPKSSKVKPDHVEGWRFLLRGLWWSGLRLGEAMQLSWDTPGMMVDLTGKRPMLRILAGSEKGHKDRLLPLAPEFGEMLLAVPESERTGFVFNPLGRLKKRPRADSASHTICDIGEKAGIKVDETEKGVKFASAHDCRRAFGLRWAARVMPAVLQQLMRHENIETTLRFYVGNDAEGMADVLYAAVPKSPPKVDSSVDSSRIEESAVDVTC; encoded by the coding sequence ATGGACGACACGATCAAGGTTTACGTCATCGACAAGGGGCGTGCGTCACTCTACATGCTGTTCCGCGACCCGACGACGGGGAAGGAAACGGCCCGATCGACCGGAACGAAGTCGAAGAAAGAGGCGCTCAAGGCGGCCGGTGAATGGGAGGCCGAGTTGCGGTCGGGCAAGTACAAGCCGAAATCGAGGGTGACATGGGCCGAGTTCCGGCAACGGTACGAGGACGAAGTCGTGTCCGGCCTCGCAGACAAGACTGCCATCAAAATCGACGGGGTTCTGAACTCCCTCGAATCGCTCATCAGCCCGGCCCGTCTGGTCGACGTGACCGCCGACAAGCTCTCAGCGTGGCAGCAGAAGCTCCGCGACGCCGGAAAGGCCGAGGCAACCATCAAGGGGCACCTGGCTCACCTGGCGGCCGCTCTGGCCTGGGCGGTGGAGATTGGACTGCTCACCGCCATCCCGAAGATCCGCATGCCTCAGAGGGTGAAGGGTGGCAAAGTGATGAAGGGGCGCCCAATCACGGCAGAGGAGTTCGATCGGCTTATCGACGCCGTCCCCAAGTCGTCGAAAGTGAAGCCCGATCACGTCGAGGGATGGAGGTTCCTGCTCCGTGGCTTGTGGTGGAGCGGCTTGAGGCTCGGGGAGGCGATGCAGCTGTCGTGGGACACGCCGGGCATGATGGTCGACCTCACCGGGAAGCGCCCCATGCTCCGCATCCTGGCGGGCTCGGAGAAAGGCCACAAAGATCGCCTACTGCCCCTGGCTCCCGAATTCGGGGAAATGCTACTGGCGGTACCGGAGAGTGAACGGACGGGCTTCGTGTTCAATCCGCTCGGCCGGCTGAAGAAACGGCCGCGGGCGGACAGCGCCAGTCACACCATCTGCGACATCGGCGAAAAGGCCGGCATCAAAGTCGACGAGACCGAGAAGGGCGTGAAGTTCGCGTCGGCTCACGATTGCAGGAGGGCATTCGGCCTGCGATGGGCGGCCCGGGTAATGCCGGCCGTCCTGCAACAGCTGATGCGTCACGAGAACATCGAGACGACGTTGCGGTTCTACGTCGGAAACGATGCAGAGGGCATGGCGGACGTCCTGTACGCCGCAGTGCCCAAATCCCCGCCCAAAGTGGACAGTTCAGTGGACTCTTCCCGAATCGAAGAATCTGCCGTCGACGTAACCTGTTGA